From one Abditibacteriaceae bacterium genomic stretch:
- a CDS encoding PfkB family carbohydrate kinase — protein sequence MILGIGAVAVDDLLFVERFPIAGEKLRVASRRRDDGGLAGTALAAAAKLGSEAAWLGVLGDDELSHAARVGLERDGVSTGHCHFDADARPHYSVILIEKASGQRTILACNEGVTAFPVARIEEISLENVRAVFVDHTQVAAAIALATRARTTRIPVVSDIERAPDGIEVLLPLCDHFIGALGFAQTLTGETEPENVVGALRKTGAGETCCAVTDGERGCWFLQDDTLRHLPAFAVEAVDTTGCGDVFHGAYLGEIARGQGVEAALRFASAAAALCATRVGGRNGIPTRAEIGTLRR from the coding sequence ATGATTCTTGGAATTGGTGCCGTTGCTGTTGATGATTTGCTCTTTGTCGAGCGCTTTCCGATTGCGGGAGAAAAGCTGCGCGTGGCTTCGCGGCGGCGCGATGATGGCGGGCTGGCCGGAACCGCGCTTGCGGCAGCCGCGAAGTTAGGAAGTGAAGCCGCATGGCTTGGTGTCCTAGGCGACGACGAGCTTTCACATGCAGCGCGCGTGGGGCTGGAGCGCGATGGCGTTTCCACAGGCCATTGCCATTTTGACGCAGATGCGCGCCCGCATTATTCGGTAATTCTGATCGAAAAAGCGTCTGGGCAGCGCACAATTCTGGCGTGTAATGAGGGCGTAACAGCGTTTCCGGTGGCGCGAATCGAAGAGATTTCGCTGGAAAATGTGCGCGCGGTATTTGTCGATCATACGCAAGTCGCGGCAGCGATTGCACTCGCGACGCGGGCACGCACAACAAGAATTCCGGTTGTTTCCGACATCGAGCGCGCGCCCGACGGCATCGAAGTGCTATTGCCGTTGTGCGACCACTTTATTGGCGCGCTTGGGTTCGCGCAAACGCTGACGGGCGAAACCGAACCGGAAAACGTGGTGGGGGCGCTGAGAAAAACCGGCGCGGGAGAAACTTGCTGCGCCGTCACCGATGGCGAACGCGGCTGTTGGTTTTTGCAAGACGATACGCTGCGCCACCTTCCCGCTTTCGCCGTGGAAGCCGTTGATACAACAGGCTGCGGCGATGTTTTTCACGGCGCGTATCTCGGCGAAATCGCGCGTGGGCAGGGCGTTGAAGCCGCACTGCGATTTGCTTCGGCAGCGGCAGCGTTGTGTGCTACTCGTGTTGGCGGGCGCAACGGGATTCCGACGCGCGCCGAGATTGGGACGTTAAGGAGGTAA
- the hisD gene encoding histidinol dehydrogenase, with amino-acid sequence MQRIEGLSEARAALEQSNAARAFVASPEKEETVRRICDDVRARGDEALVHYTRQFDCAEFEAKNLRVSEEEIEAAWQSLEPKAQRALERAAENIEAFHRAQPVGDWFMQNGGAWLGQRYTAVERAGLYAPNYHAAYPSTVLMLAIPARVAGVQEMVLVSPPSKDGSAHPVILAAARVAGIKEIYRSGGAYAVAALAYGTQSIKAVDKIVGPGSIWVTLAKKHLYGVVGIDGLYGPSEVVVFADETVGGDAAPQLAADLVAQAEHGADSFVAFVGVSRELCDAVEAEVEAQTNASGRAGILRESLETSFIFCAENLAAALELVNLAAAEHVEVWSRDALALVPQIRHAGAIFLNTPVPLGDYIAGPSHTLPTGATARFAHGVGVETFLKRTSLISAPRATIADWADDLETIALLEDLPGHAAAVRRAAQ; translated from the coding sequence ATGCAACGAATCGAGGGATTGAGTGAAGCGCGCGCCGCGTTAGAACAAAGCAACGCGGCGCGTGCGTTTGTGGCGTCGCCGGAAAAAGAAGAAACCGTGCGCCGCATCTGCGACGACGTACGCGCGCGCGGCGACGAAGCCTTAGTACATTACACGCGGCAGTTCGATTGCGCCGAGTTTGAAGCCAAGAACCTGCGCGTTTCAGAAGAAGAAATCGAGGCGGCGTGGCAAAGCTTGGAACCGAAAGCACAGCGCGCACTCGAACGCGCTGCGGAAAATATCGAAGCGTTCCATCGCGCACAGCCAGTGGGCGATTGGTTTATGCAAAACGGCGGTGCGTGGCTCGGCCAGCGTTACACCGCCGTCGAGCGCGCCGGGCTTTACGCGCCCAATTATCACGCGGCGTATCCGTCCACCGTTTTGATGCTGGCGATTCCGGCGCGCGTCGCGGGCGTGCAGGAAATGGTTCTCGTTTCACCGCCCTCAAAAGATGGCTCGGCGCATCCGGTGATTCTGGCCGCTGCGCGTGTCGCGGGCATCAAGGAAATCTATCGTTCGGGCGGCGCCTACGCAGTCGCGGCCCTCGCCTACGGGACGCAAAGCATCAAAGCGGTCGATAAAATCGTCGGGCCGGGTAGCATCTGGGTTACGCTGGCGAAAAAGCATTTGTATGGCGTCGTCGGCATCGACGGGCTTTATGGGCCAAGCGAAGTCGTGGTATTCGCTGATGAAACCGTTGGCGGGGATGCCGCGCCGCAACTCGCCGCCGATTTGGTCGCCCAGGCCGAACATGGCGCCGATTCGTTTGTCGCCTTTGTCGGTGTTTCGCGCGAATTGTGCGACGCTGTTGAAGCCGAAGTCGAAGCGCAAACGAACGCGAGCGGACGCGCAGGAATCTTGCGCGAATCGCTGGAAACGTCGTTCATCTTTTGCGCGGAGAATTTGGCGGCTGCTCTGGAACTCGTTAATTTGGCGGCAGCGGAACACGTTGAGGTGTGGAGCCGCGATGCCCTCGCGCTGGTGCCGCAAATTCGTCATGCGGGCGCGATTTTCCTCAATACGCCGGTGCCGCTCGGCGACTACATCGCTGGCCCATCGCACACGCTGCCAACAGGCGCGACCGCGCGTTTTGCACACGGCGTCGGCGTCGAAACGTTTTTGAAGCGCACCAGCCTGATTTCTGCGCCGCGTGCCACAATCGCCGATTGGGCCGACGATCTGGAAACCATCGCTTTGCTCGAAGATTTGCCCGGACACGCAGCGGCTGTGCGTCGCGCGGCACAATGA
- a CDS encoding Gfo/Idh/MocA family oxidoreductase, whose product MSKVKMAVLGCGGMSGEHARRFKNNADVEIVALCDVSEDVVNGYIEKNLSDYSPRPQVYTDAAQMYAEAKPDAVTIVTPHTMHADHGKQAVEAGCHVLMEKPMVTDSTQAKELSEAVEKAGKILVVGYNTPCTPVFNYIRDTIRSGELGKLEMVTGWQTQNWAKGTVGTWRQKPELSGGGQMYDSGAHMFNSLVWSVEQPIETVHAFADNVGTPVDINGSVNIRFTNGVMATMTIAGNCPTSGSRMTFIFDNGRIDCDGWGGSWMQVWKGGEEIHPELHGETSTPNENFIDAINGKAEARTSPINGVIQSQLMDAIYQSVESGQPASPKN is encoded by the coding sequence ATGTCGAAAGTCAAGATGGCCGTTCTGGGTTGTGGCGGAATGTCGGGCGAACACGCAAGGCGCTTCAAGAACAACGCCGATGTCGAAATCGTGGCGCTGTGCGATGTCTCGGAAGATGTCGTCAATGGTTACATCGAAAAGAACCTGAGCGATTATTCGCCGCGTCCGCAGGTTTACACCGACGCCGCGCAGATGTACGCCGAGGCCAAGCCGGATGCCGTCACGATTGTCACGCCGCACACGATGCACGCCGATCATGGCAAGCAAGCGGTCGAAGCGGGTTGCCACGTCTTGATGGAAAAGCCGATGGTCACCGATTCGACACAGGCGAAAGAGCTTTCCGAAGCGGTGGAAAAGGCTGGAAAAATTCTCGTTGTCGGTTACAACACGCCCTGCACGCCGGTTTTTAACTACATCCGCGACACGATTCGTTCGGGCGAGTTAGGCAAACTCGAAATGGTGACCGGCTGGCAAACGCAGAACTGGGCGAAGGGAACTGTGGGCACCTGGCGTCAAAAGCCCGAGCTTTCGGGCGGCGGGCAGATGTACGATTCGGGCGCACACATGTTTAACAGTCTGGTGTGGAGCGTTGAACAACCCATTGAAACCGTTCACGCTTTTGCTGATAACGTCGGCACGCCCGTCGATATTAACGGCAGCGTCAACATTCGCTTCACCAACGGCGTGATGGCTACGATGACGATTGCCGGCAACTGTCCCACGAGCGGTTCGCGTATGACTTTCATTTTCGACAATGGTCGTATCGATTGCGATGGCTGGGGCGGTTCGTGGATGCAGGTCTGGAAAGGCGGCGAAGAAATCCATCCCGAATTGCACGGCGAAACTTCAACACCCAACGAGAACTTTATCGACGCGATTAACGGCAAAGCCGAAGCGCGCACGTCGCCGATCAATGGCGTGATTCAAAGCCAACTCATGGACGCGATTTATCAAAGCGTCGAAAGTGGTCAGCCCGCGTCTCCGAAAAACTAA